TAGAGCAATGCAGCAAAAATGCTGGGAGCATTACATAGCAATGGGTCCATAGAAGGCACTAATTAATCTTGTTAAAAGGCTTCAATCCTGCTGTGATGTAAACAACACAGGGCATAATATGGGACACATTGCATACTGCCCTGCTTCTTGTGCCCCAATGTACAGCACTTTGCCCTTCTAAAAGGGCCCTCTGGGCAATGCCACTGTTTTCCATTACCAAAACTAGAAATTAGTGAGATCAACAGCAAAATCATTTCCAACCTCAAATTTtggaaataagacatttttctttaaaatacattGATATTGCTTAGCAGTCAGTGTGCCACTGGATCCTTATAGCTCCTGGGCCCCTTGACATTCACATGATTTGCTTTAGCTACGCCCCTTATGGCTGCATTTGGGTTATGGAGTAACAGTGGTGGCTTAATCCTGTCTGTCTAACCACAGACCTCTCATACAcacttttttctcttcttttagaatgtaagcctTCAGAAGCAGACTCGGAATCTAAGAGCTTCAGGGACCACTTTGATTCTGCAGGGACTGCAATAAAAgattttggagccaaaaccaagGATTTTTTCAAGGATCTGCATAACAGTGAGGCTATGACAAAGACAAGGTACGTTCATGACCTCCTCCAGTTCAGTGGTATTTTCTAAACAGACAGTGGAGACTACTTATGTTTTTGGTTCCGTTGATGGTTAGGGTGATGGAAGTTGGAGGAAGTCAGATTGTTGGAGGCAGTAGCGGTAGATGTTGGAACTTGGATAGCAGGCAGTAGAGGAATGTGGTGGGAGCTGGATGGCAGGCAGTAGAGGAATGTGGTGGGAGTTGGATAGCAGGCAGTAGAGGAATGTGGTAGGAGCTGGATAGCAGGCAGTAGAGCAATGTGGTGGGAGTCGGATAGCAGGCAGTAGAGGTAATGTGGTGGGAGTTGGATGGCAGGCAGTAGAAGTAATGTGGTGGGAGTTGGATGGCAGGCAGTAGATGTAATGTGGTGGGAGTTGGATGGCAGGCAGGCAGTAGAGGTAATGTGGTGGGAGTTGGATGGCAGGCAGTAGAGGTAATGTGGTGGGAGTTGGATGGCAGGCAGTAGAGGTAATGTGGTGGGAGTCGGATAGCAGGCAGTAGAGGTAATGTGGTGGGAGTCAGATAGCAGGCAGTAGAGGTAATGTGGTGGGAGTTAGATAGCAGGCAGTAGAGGTAATGTGGTGGGAGTTGGATGGCAGGCAGTAGAGGTAAAGTGGGTGAAAGCCCAGTTGCAGGCAGTAGAATGAAAGCTAATGTAATATGGGGTCCAGGCCCTAAGGTAAATTCAGGTGAAGTTGTGTTGCAAGAAGTACAGGTAAAGGCTTTTATATGGAACTACAGGTCCACATAAAGGAGGCAGGGTAGGACCTACAGACCAATATCAGATCTGTTAATAAATATTGTCCTGGTTCATGTACCAGCCCTCACACTTTGTCCAAGCTCTCCCGGCACATGTGCAGGTTTAATACTCCTTTCTTTATTTCTGCCAGGAACTGGTTCACAGACCTTTACAAGAAGATAAAGGAGAAAACAACCGGCTCAGACTAATGCATCCTAGACCCGACCAGCAGGATTCTTCCCCAAGAGACCCTCATGTTCTGACCACCAATGTGCCTCAATGTGTTCCAGTTGTGTTAGCCTAATGGAGTAACCCCCACTGATCTCCATTAATAAATAAACCTGACGTTTGTCACATGGGTCTGCATGGTTCTTAAAGATTCTTACATGGAACTTAAATCTTGTATGGAATATAGGACTGAAATATAGATCACTGCCCATGACTCTCCAGCTGTTGTAATAATTCAACCCCAACATCCCTCTGGTACTCACTGGGAGGGCATCCTGGGAGTTATAATAGCTTACTCCAATTATGTACCAGATCATCCAATCACAAGTACTGATTAATTACACACATTTGGGACAGACAATAACTAAATCATAAAGTCATACAAAGAAATTAGTgaagccctttaaaggagaaagataaTATagattatcagaaaggtctatgtaaaaacagccataagcactcacagagtcctctgtcaaaagaaacaggatttgttatctctttgttttcctgtgccagagacacgcagctctctcctctctcctgctcccccctccctgctaagaactccccccccttaggaatgtgtgatctgagccaatcagcaggaagcttcctcatagtcttataaactgagcatgttcactggtcTCGGTCTCGGTGTAGGAgctaggcattatgggaacttttacagagctcagtatttttttttccagtgaggcttctgatcatctgaacaggagaaatatggggagacttaagggcactattgagagaactgaaggtatgcctgcagcttgagattaactctttactagcctttccttctcctttaacaggttGGGGGTATTCCACGTggctttatttacaaaaatatttcccAAACTTTTCATCCAAAATTGCCTAGCAGCCCAAAGGCAGAGAGTGGCAGAAATTCTGCTGTTTTACCCCTTCCCCAAAACTATTTTCCCCTTGGGGGTGTTCTCTTGTGTTACTGGTATTAAATGGCAAAAAGGAGGGCCTGCAGCATCTTATATTTTGACTCATTTAAAGAACTGCATATTTTTGATTTTGAGGAGAGGGAAGTTTTTCTAATTCATAAGGACCTTTACCTCAGGGAACATGGGTTGCAGCATAGGAAAAAGCAATTGTTTGTGCTCCTGACCATGCCCCTAATCAAACCCTTAGCTCTGCCTGAATTGAGGTCATTTAGTGAAGCCCTTGTAGGCCCTTTTATACTGCCCACATATTGAATGGCTAATTAACAAGTAATTCAGAtgcattctgcagactgaacggatttatatgcagccatgcaacatgcatctaaatgtatttattgctaataagcagggccgccgctccctataagcagagtacgcagtctgcatagggcaccaactcccaggggggcaccatcccagctgctcaaaaaaatcgtttttatatattataacatacccccccaacactgtcctgccggtttttatagcgcatcccgctgtcccggatagttcaatcaatcgatgggggcaattgggggcacttactatgggggcattgtctatgggggttattgggggcacttactatgggggcattgtctatgggggctattgagggcacttactatgggggcattgtctatgggggctattgagggcacttactatgggggcattgtctatgggggctattgagGGCACTTACTaggggggcattgtctatgggggctattgggggcacttactatgggggcattgtctatgggggatattgggggcactgtgtgtggggcccctatagtaggtgttttttttttattattttatttttacttccgtaatatttgggagagggggcacaaaagtaaatttctgcttagggcacccatttgctCAGCAGCGGCCCTGCTAATAAGCCATGCCGGATGTGGATTCAATGGGTGGCAGGTATTAAACGGGTGAGGTGCAGATTATGGGGAGCAGGAGACTGGGCTGTTGCTGCAGGTGACTGGATAATGGGGTCCTAAATAGGGTGACTCCCATATAATTTTGGGAGTTTTGCTGTGCTTTCATGGTTCAATCTGAGTTTAACTAACCAGCACCTCCCAGAACTCATGATGTGTGTAGATGGGAAAGGGAGTTAGCATTTGGCTCTTCTGGTAATAATACAATCCCAGGCTACTCCCTTCtacttgtttttaaacatttactCTGCACAAGGGGGGATTAAGGGGAGGAGGGTAGCGATGTTCCCTCTATGGAGTGTCTATGCACACAGAGTTTGAGCTCAGTGAACACAACAAATTTACTGTGCAGAATGGAAACACAACATTGTGCATTAATTCTGACCTGGGCGCACAGTTCTTTAAGAGGGAACCTTGGGGGCAAGAACCCCTAAGATTCTTTTAAACTTGATAGGTTCCCATTTTTTCCAAGACTGATGTGAAAATTTGCCTTTATCTACACAATGACTGATATTCTGATCCCTTATTTACTGAGTTTTCTTACATATAATTTGCCTTAATGGCACACAAGCAAAGAATGTGAGGTATTTGAGGTTCCGTGGGTCGATTACAGAACAGCAAGGGAAAGTGCTGTacaaacaaaaataggtaaaatatatataactcACTGTCTATACCGCTAAGTAGCTTGTATTGTACAGAATATCAGACACTAGGATTTTGTTTTACGTGATTGAATACCACCTGGTGGTCTAAAAGTATAATGCAAGGTAGTGAGATGATTTGGCATCATCATAATTTAGAATTATGGGACCAGTAATATCACACTCAGCATGGGCAGTAAAggtatttaataaatgtattgtgTAAGAAATTCCCCTTGACAGAAGATCTGACGACCCTGCCTTATCCTGATGCTTTAAAATAAAGTTCTTGCACTCACTAAAGCAGTTAGGGAGCAAATATGGGATTCATGATTCCTTTATGCAGAAACAATATAGGGCAATCAAAAGGTAAATGGTAATATTAGGTAGGTGGTTATGTAGGATTGGGATTACCAGTTATCTGGCAGGGCCTCTACAAACAATACAGGATCAAAATCTCCCACCCAGTCCTCAGTTCAAAAGGCATGCTGCCCCCAAATtgttgctgccctaggcctgggcctttgtggtctgTCCACAGAGCTGGGCCTTTATTTCCAGCCTGAGATTTCAAGCTGAGCAGTCTGCactggcccggactggcaatctgtgggttcgcagcgccggatttcaactGGGgacgccccaaggccgcccccactCGGCGccccccctatcccccccgccGCGTCAACACGCATGCGcgaaaacccccccccccagcgaacgcgcatgcgcaagcgccaaagttgaggctcccatacggagcagtggggagagttctccattgctccgtatgggagcaaaatgttcaattttgcctgcggcggggcggcatgcaaaatgccgccctaggcccgggcctttgtggcctcgccacaaatccgggcctgggttcaggcaaatgccaaacatagacagtcactatttattgggctggtgggggctgtgggAATGTACACTGTGGGAACATATAATCAAGACACAATGCCATGGAAGTGAATACAGCACGGGCAGACAGTGATCTCATTGAGCCGATGTCACAATTCCATTCTTTTTTCAAATGCGCAACACCTGTATTTATCGATAGGGTCAATGACTGGACATTGACAGAAATCTGGTGATGCCTATTCTGAGTTCAAAAGGAGAAATCATTTTGAAGTGTGTGTGGCAGATACAAGAGAAGGCAGGCAGGTAAGTCAGGTAAAATAAAGGTATGTATGAAAAGGAGTGCGGCTGACAAGCACATAAATGACCATGCACGTATTTAACAATGGCACCCAAGATAGCTATGGGAATGTGTGTATTTTTCATGCATATGAATTTTAAGTGACAGGCAGCAGAAAGATGGCTACGGCTGCTTACTAGCAGTTACCACAGTCAGTGCTGATGGGAAAGCATGATGCGAAGTTTACCttataattcatttttagtatgtgtTATTAAAAAGGTATTAACAGTAGGACAGGCTTGATGACCCCAGCACCAGGTAGAAGGAGAAAGTGTGTATGCAatagaatgaaaaaataaagaataacagaAACCTTACTATGATTctgtttttggttgccagggtcagtgacccccagcaacCAGCTAGCTTTTACAGCTACAGGCTAGAAAGAGTTGTTTTATAACATACAAATTAAATTAATTCAAAGGCATATTTCTCCTTTACAGTTGCACAATATGATCAGCATATGCTAAAATGatattatacactttcattttgctTTGCCTTTATCATGCAGAAAAATGTGAGAATATCTTTAAATATAGAGAACTACAACTTATTCATTCTGTGTTTCTAGGTCAGAACTGAACACAATGCAGATCACAATGCCAGTCTGGTGCCTGGCACTGCTGTGCCTTTTGGGTGAGTCTTGTAATGCTTGTAACCGCCATGTTTGAACTGGGATTCTGCAACCCAACTGTTTTAATGCATTTCcaagtgtaataataataattagatttAGATTAATAAGATTAAGATGAATTAGTTAGCAAAAGCCTCTGTATAAAGTCAGAAGGCAACACAAGGCTAAGTAGGTAACTTGGTTACTATGAGCTACCAGCCCTTGAGCAAAGTGTGTTTTTTTCACCTCCCGCTATTGGTTCTGTGGGCTTTGAGATCCAACTCCATGGTTTCCTCTCATGTCTGAAACACTTACGTGCAATAGATCttccttcatttttttccccaggctCTCGGGTTACTGCTTTCcccagtgagatgcagtctgatGACTGGAGTGCCTCTACTATCCTGCAGGGTGTCCTAGAGCAATATGTCAAGCCATACACCGGATCCACAGTGGATAAAATCACTGACTCCttcatttttgatatttttgGGTAGGTGGCCCTTATTTAGCTACTTCTACATACATAAGAATGAGTAATCTTCTTGTCACTTAATTTGCACCAAATACATCAAAACCAAACCTCTCGGGATGCCTGTCCATCAAGAGAAACCTTTGATATACGTGTTTACATGAAATTTAgtaaaatcccaaaataatgCCTCTGATGTATTCTATAAAATTAAAAGGGACAGTCACATTATAGTTAACTcatgtttatatttgtttataatggttTCTATACATTCAGGTCAGGATATAGCCAGTAGCAGTAAGTCCAAAGGTCTTGCTATATACTACTGGAAAGGTTTCAGTGCTCATATATCATTTAATTTACTTTCTTCTACCTCTCTCAAACAGAAGATCAAGTTGCTAGAGGCAGATAGTGATggacaaaataatttgccagacgTGGGTTTGTGGGAAATTTCCGCGtgtcgccattggcggattgtttcgcaaaacgggtgCTTATAGCTTGAGTCAATTACCTTATTTacgcaagacagcactttatttgctttagtagccacagaatgacactgcctggaattagacaacttgttatctacaaaaaaaacccagttcctTCTCAATTACGGATtccccaacacactgccatttaCTAAGCTATTGCCAGTCAGAATTAGTGTATATTCATTGGCCTGTAATTGTGTAGTGGCTTAGCTAATCCAACTATTATAAGATCCTCTGTCtcattttttctctttatattgtCCCTGACTAAAATCTGGGCATTTATGTCCCTCCCCTTCTTTTATTTGTCTAGGAAAGCGCTAAATGGCGCACAAGGAGCAATAAATCTGACTTCAGAATATGTGAGCCCGTACTATTACACCTATCTAAGGCAACCAACAAAGAACACAATCAGCTGGCTGGAGAAGAAGGCAGAGCCAATACGAGAGTTTTATGAGAAAATATTTGAGAACAATGAACAACAATCTTAGCCTTAATAATCTCCAATAATTGGGGCTGGGAACTCAGAAGAAGAGGCAAATGGATCTTTGGCTTTGCTTGTATTGTGCATTAAACTAGGTTACAGTGATGAATATGATGACATATACTAAACCTGTATTACAAAAACTGTGTTAAACTGGTTATTGATCATGTGACACCACTGCAGCCCACTCAGACCTGCAATGACCCCCCCTTGTCCAGGAGGTAATAATTTAGCAACTCCAACAACTATGTCAATAGATATAGAATTCTCTGCCCCTTATTGTAAATTACAAGGATGTTACAGTTCACAGAGTAATTTCATGCCCTTAATATGTATGAGGTGCCAGTTGAGTTTTATGAAGTCattgaactccaaggtgacttctaaatTCCTTAGATTTGAGTAGAAGGTACATTATTGCTTGTAGAACATACTTTTCAAGGGTCTCATACACTAGTACTGGGCAATACTGAGAATGCTGATGCAGAGTGGTACCTAGGACCTGAAGAGCCGGATCATGTACAGGAGTTCCTGGAGTGCCAATGGCTATGTTGAGATGGAGAAATAAGTGATGTAGGTGGTGccagaaatgtaaaggggtcagtgacctcctcTTTGATTAGGTCCATGCATCACATGAGCGTTAGGGGGTCAACACAAGTGATGTTCTTTCTCATGTGATCTCTCCCACACTGCATTTCTACTAATGAATGTACATAACATATAGGTTTGTTCCAAGTAATGAATTTAATGAAAAGAACTATTATCAAGGTGAACTTCTCAGTTAACTCTATCATGTATATTCCTGAACCATGGAAGAAAACCCAATCACTCATGCAAAGAGGGAAACGCTTACAAACATcccatggtacaggtataggagccattatccagaatgctcgggaccaagggtattccagataagggttttttctgtaatttggatctccatatgttaagtctattaaaaaatcaataaaacattaattaaacccaataggattattttgcatccaataaggattatttatatcttagttgggatcaaatacaggtactgttttattattacagagaaaaaggaaatcagtttaaaattctgaatcattttattaaaatagagtctatgggaaacggctTTCCgtcattcggagctttctggataacaggtttccggataagtgatcccatacctgtacctgtataaacatGGATAGAACAAACAAACctaccttaattaaacccaagaccACAGAAATGAATGAGCACTGAAAAACAGTGTTGTGTGTGGATTTCCCTGGTTTACACTTTAAATGTGATGGTGAAAGGTATTTACAGTCAACATTTTTGGATCCTACTGAAAACAATCCCAGTTTTTGAATGCGAGGGCACTATGGCTGCAAACAGGAAGTTACAAACAGGGGCTTCTAAAACAGGAAATGGTTGCAGGACAAATTACAACCATTCACTGCAGTGAGTTGTATGTAGGTACATTGGTTTCTAATTTCTATAATGACCTGCTGGATGCTAGGGAACTGGAAAGCCTCTTAAAAAAATGCCTGGGCGCATCAAGAAAAGGTGTAGTTGCGCCAAAAAAAGTCGTGCAGTACCCGATTTTTATgagtttttttgccatttcgacatttttatcacagttttgtgaatatttgggtgaagtgaaatgggatacattcgctcatcactattacttagtttttatctttacttCTCCTTTGAAATGATCTAAGTAAAcgtctcattggttgctatcGTTTGGTGACTGAGATGTATGTTAAGAAAACTGCTAGCACAGCAAACGTTAAATTTCTGAGAATGTGATTAAATACATTTCCACAGGGCCATCAtgagaaactttggggccctttACAAGTATTTTAATCACATTCTCagaaatatgcccccccccccatgaatacaagtGCGCAATACTaaaattttggccacaccccttgtaTGTGCAATATGAACGTTAGATGTTACTactcatataaagagttccaataattaatgattaataattaattaatagaaTTAATTAATAGAAAGGGGCCTTTCTAGGGACCCAAGAGAACCACAGGTATGGACATACAATCATTTACATTCACATGTACACACATACAGGATGCACACCATGACATTTAATTTAAGAATGCTACTTAACTTGCTAACGGAAAGGCGAACCTGTTAGGGGAAAAGGGTTAGatatgtgttaaggtggccatacacgcaccgataatatcgtacgaaacctcgtttcgtatgatattcggtgcgtgtatggtatgtcggcgagtcgaccgatatcgcaggaagctgctgatattgtccgactcgccgatcagaccagtttgaaaattttgatcgggcgccatagaaggcgcctgaccaaaattctcccttcagcgctgaatcgacagaaggaggtagaaatcctattgtttctacctccttacctgcagattcagccctgaatggtgtgtggcggatctgacgatgtttcgtgcgaccatcacgtgtatggccagcttaagttgaaCTTTAGATAAACAAATAGCATTGTTGTAGAGGGAGAAATGGTCTTATCTGAGAGTAGTAAATTAAGTAAATAAGTAAGTACCGTAAGTAAGTTAAGGCTCTACTCCAGCTGTTCAGAAGGGGCACAGGTAGATAAGATTTCAGTTTGGACAGACCAAGTTGACTGAATGTGATCACAGTATTGTCTGTTAAAACTGACTCCCAAGGTGCATACAGACGCAGATAAATAGGCAGCATCATCAAAACTGAGCAAACCTAGGCAtgtgctttattttctgttttactccTCTGCCTTTACTCACTGCCCCTTTTTCTGCTCTTTCCTCTGATCCTCACATGCTTTTATCTCCAAATGTTAATTCTTTTACCTGCCTGCCCACCTCCACTCTTTCTGTACACCTTCTAAATTTCTCCTATTTCCTTCAGTACACTATCTAACCCACCTTTACTCTACATCTTTCATAATTTCCTGTACTTGACTTACTGCCATGCTGCCTGCCTTGGCCTGTTACTCATTGATGAACCTGCTCCATCTAGCCTGACTATGGAGCTTGATATCACTATAAGTAATTTGTAGGCCTTTATCCTTCTGATCACACCCCTAACTACTGCTGCTGCCAGAGAGTCCTgatcacatttatattatataaataaactgaatTAGAATTTGAAGATCAATCTGGAAACTAAAAAACCATGTGGGTACAGTGTGACTAGATGCTACGCCATTGTAGCCATAGTCAAATAAATACAGAATGTATACTGTCAAAAGCAGCTAAACTAACATTGTGTCTGTGTCTGTAGATGACAATTTCAAAATACCATTTCATTCAAAATGTTGaccaactgtatttatctatcaGGTCAATGACTGGACGTTGAGTGAAATCGAGTGATGTCCATTTATGTATAAAAGGAGAAAGAATTTTAATGTGTAACGCAGATACAAGAGTGGACAGGTAAGTCTGTTGCTCAGAATGGCTACAGTAAGGTAGGCATAGAAATGAGTGTGGCTGCTAAAGTTTTGTAACTGGCAATATTGACATATGAGATACAAATTTTAAACTTGGACCGGACAGCAG
The sequence above is a segment of the Xenopus tropicalis strain Nigerian chromosome 7, UCB_Xtro_10.0, whole genome shotgun sequence genome. Coding sequences within it:
- the apoc1 gene encoding apolipoprotein C-I, coding for MKLLLAISVILVTICVLTECKPSEADSESKSFRDHFDSAGTAIKDFGAKTKDFFKDLHNSEAMTKTRNWFTDLYKKIKEKTTGSD
- the LOC101731543 gene encoding uncharacterized protein LOC101731543 isoform X1, producing MPILSSKGEIILKCVWQIQEKAGRSELNTMQITMPVWCLALLCLLGSRVTAFPSEMQSDDWSASTILQGVLEQYVKPYTGSTVDKITDSFIFDIFGKALNGAQGAINLTSEYVSPYYYTYLRQPTKNTISWLEKKAEPIREFYEKIFENNEQQS
- the LOC101731543 gene encoding uncharacterized protein LOC101731543 isoform X2, with protein sequence MQITMPVWCLALLCLLGSRVTAFPSEMQSDDWSASTILQGVLEQYVKPYTGSTVDKITDSFIFDIFGKALNGAQGAINLTSEYVSPYYYTYLRQPTKNTISWLEKKAEPIREFYEKIFENNEQQS